From the Labeo rohita strain BAU-BD-2019 unplaced genomic scaffold, IGBB_LRoh.1.0 scaffold_1042, whole genome shotgun sequence genome, the window ACTCTgatattttatgaaaagtaaatttacagtactgtgcaaaagtcttaggccactagtattttcacaaaccaaattttcacaaatccagaagaactgtggcaacgtctccataAGATGCTTAAAGAAACCTACCTgtaaagctacctgaaaaactatgcgaAAGTGCACCTAAGGCAAAATTAGTTGTAAACACAAAGGATGGTCACAACAGATGTTGATTTAATGTAGCTAATAGAAGTTAATTAATGAAGCAAATCCATTTATGACATAAATGACAATGAACTTTGACAACATCCTCATTTTAGAGCATTTTACACAAACTTTTAACAGCACTGTAGCTTGGCAgaaggtttcttgaagcatcttggagatgttgccacagttcttctggatttagtctgtctcagattgttttgtttctttatgtcattccagacagactggatgatggtgagatcagatctctgtgtggagcactggctgttgtcagactccttgtgcaaacaaaaatctcactggattattacaattaatgccaaaatgaatgtttgaaaGTGTAagctgatatttcctactgacacaatacagcaaaaatagaaataactgatttaaaaacattttttgtttgtgaaaatactagtggcctaagacttttgcacagtacagTACAAAAGAGAACCGCAACTTCTAACACAGAGGGTGAAAGCAGGTATAATGGGACAGTTTTTGGTAGATTCACTGTGAAGCAGTGAATCTCTTGAGATGCCTCTTGTCTCTTGAGATGCACTTGTAAATTCATAGAAACAGTGTGTCAAAGGTCGGGTCAGTAAATTTAGCTAATGTAGTGATCTTTACATAATGCATCACTGTATGTAGTTTTGGTCACAGGAATTGATAGATGTGTGTGAGAGCATCAGATGAaccctccttttttttttttttttttacctcaggcACCAGCTAAGAAATTTCAACTTGACTATAGTTTAAGGGCAAAggaacataaaaaacattatgtaaATTACATGAAGTTTGTCAGATGGACATTCTGAAAGAAATTATTGTATCATTGTATAATCAAAGGATAAGAAGAtccaaatgtaataaaattaattgtattaaccTAAAAATAGATGAGTAACTACTAAATTAATACTATTGATTATTAAAGGAATTAAAGTGCATAAGATAAATGCAGAAGATTAATTTGGATGTTACCATGGCAGTTACATTATCTTATGGAAAGATAAACCTTTCTCTGAAGTCAGTAAGATGAAGAACATTACTCcacattaaacaaataacttTATGATTCTTTGTTGTTAACTTTGTTGTTCAGCTATACAATAtctaatgaaaattagaaaatcataaATTGACAATATACACTAATGCCAAGttctctggaagaggtttgaAAATATTCCACATGCCCAAGTGATGAGTCTTATATAGTGATGTCTTCCTGTTTTTCTTGTTCTTTGTCAGTCACTGTTTTGGCCAGCTGCTGATAGTTTGCATTTCCCTTGTGGTTCTTGGTTTCTTTGTGTTCAGTGTTCCTAgtcttttgttgttattttgcttgtttattaAATGGATTTGCATTTGCATCCTTGCCTTTCTCTGGCAAATGTAAAATGGGTAAACCTACTAAAACAATAATTGTTGTTCGTAAAGTAATCTTGTACCATGCTAATAAaaggaagaagaaagaaaaagataagaaaaattatatttcattatttgttaTAAACATCATTAAGTGCATTAAACTTTACATTACTTCAGGGTTTCTAAAACTGGGCTTTAATTAAGGAACTGCTGGAGGTTCATGAGttgattataataaaataaattatatgaattatatgaAACTGAAAACTTGGgtataatttttaattgaaaacagaaatgtatttttaataaaaatattcacatttacatgtttggatatttaatacatttcagggcatcttttttcacaatttttgttaaaatatactGCAATTGGGTGAGCAAAGAAACTCAACCATTGTAGTGATCAGACTGAACTGACTTACCAGAAGAGCTGAATGTCCAGGAAAGAAACTTTATCATGCCATGAAAAACAAGAGCGACGGCAACCATCTCCATTAAGTCCTCAATAGAGGGAGCACTGACACctgatataaatgaaatatcAGACTAGCTGAACATTCTGACTGacataaatactgttttggaaATGCTAATATAAGATGCACTGACATCTAAAAAATGTTTCCGATGACTCCCTCACAAAGACAATCAAACCTACTGGCAAATCATATAACCTGCCATGAACTAATTGTACAAACAGCATATAAATATCTTTAGTGAAAGATTCAAAGCTTTTCATACACATTTTGCTCTTTAGTTTTCATCAGCAACAAACTTAAATTATTTGTcatctatatattattttgtcatctATAACAGTGTAACTCACCGATCTCATTGAGTGTTGCAGAAGCTCGTCGTGTTCCTCCCTCATGTTTGGCTATACAGGTGATGTCTCCACTACGACCGAGTCCCAGCCTTCTGTCCAGCTCCAGACGGCTGCTCTGACTGAAGGTGCCATCAGACGCCTGTCTGTGACCCGTTACACTGCCTTGACCCAGAGAGCGGGACGTCCCATCTGCCCCGCTGAACTCCCAGCTCAGATCCAGAGTGTGAGGAGCGAAACCAGGCGCCTCACACTGGACCACCAGCACCTGCCCAGGAACCAGCAGAGGAAGAGGAGATGGGCAGATGAAGAGAGAAGGAGGCTCTGGAAAGAAAACGTCTTGGCTACGTatcgtaaccctcgttccctgatggagggaacggagacattGCGTTGAGTGTacaacactaggggtcgctcttgggagcccaaacacctctcacagttttgagaaaaggccaatgaaattggttGTGCAGATATTGCATAGATGGCCACGCCccggacatccgggtataaGTAGGGCAGCGCGTgctctgctcactcgttctgttctGAGGAGTCGAAGCGTCTCAACTCaacgtctccattccctccatcagggaacgagggttaccatacatAACCGAGACGTTTCCTATCTgacgtacactccgagttgtgtcaaGTGTACAACACTAGGGGTCCCTATATAAGCACGCCACAACTCGGACTGCATCACGAGTGCTCGGGTGCAGATAGTAACAAGCCAAAgtgttaaccctctggggtctgagggtgttttggggccctggagaagttttgacatgccctgacatttgtgcttttttcagtgtcttaaaaacatattcatggctaaagtctggctacactgtaatcagcacaaactaggctacaataatatgtaagcaacatgaatgtacatttttgtgtttttgagaaaacaacgtttatgtgtggttagtgaaaaactaaaatttttaagtcactgaaacaAGGCCATGAAagacattcagaacattagttcacaagacttttgagaactggatgtggtaggctagagttttttcaacaaaatgatgtgaaaatcatctcgttCACTCGTtcagagaaaacaatatattgatgtaaattttctaagacatgttttgtgatcgaaagggaatatgcgaagGAGTGGCAATGACCCATGAATATTTAgcaattcacacctgagagacaaagagcCCTCCCTAacggcccatcaatgagactttgactgtcaggtagaaacaatgagagattcaaagaatggagttttagattgtttgtattttattaacaacacagtatcatcaaaatatacataatgaaggtcaaatacAATAtgcacactgatctaaccacagagatgtgaacagactttgtgtagtttctgaaaactgttttctgaattctgttcaacaagtgaaaaaagtaaatcatacctgatatctcttaactcatcatcagtagtcaaggaactAGAATATGTGTAGTTGAACACCTGATCTTAGTAAAGCGCTCTCAGTTTGAAAGAcagcaggattcatctgttgtgcaggtatcagctcactaaaaaacaaacaacataagaaaaacatctgtgagcatgttaatatcaggagcatctgtaatatatatatatatatatatatatatatatatatatatagtgtatgaGTTTGTAGCCACAGACTCGCCGATTTGTACTAAcgtaaaaaggacattttatatctatatataagtaataattattgtttttcatgttaaacATCAGAGCAGAGTATTGATAAACATGGTCTAAACATACACTCAATGTAAACACTCATATTACATCATATTGTtatacgataaataaataactaaataatatgaTCTTTAAGTCATAAAcataagcatgctttgtatgtattatacaatacaaaaacgttttatatttgggaaactatattattattgttaagcgtAAGTGTAAACACTGTTACCTTTATATCGCATCGTTTTCTATTGTATAGAacgttaaaaaaacatcttggcGTCGTGAGACAATTTGATACAATGAAATGAAACGTACTTCATGATGTTTCACTTGCTGTAGTCATGAATTGtagtttgaaaaaaagtcttaactagtaaaatgtgtacaagttCTGTCACAGTAACACAGTAACAACTAACGCAAGCAGGctgataaaagaaagacttactcatGTAAATATCTCCTCTGCTGGATCGCGCCGTGTTCTTCCTCTGAATTCTTATTCCTCACAGCGCATCTTCTTACAGAAAGGACAAGTAGCCCAGATGAACTTGGAAAAGAAAAGGTCTCGGCGCTTTGTTCACGGTGATGTGGGCGTTACGTTTGTTGCGCGCCCTCACGTGGCGATTACACTATGAAAAGCGAAAGCATCTCTAACACATCAAGACTACCAAAACTCAGAACCTACAGACAGGCATGTCTCAGGGGAAACACAGCACCACAGAGAGTTATAGGTGGAAATTACACACATGGGGCCACAtgaggagccactacatatggggcacaaaTCCAACCAAGAGTTAGCAAAAGTAACCTTACCTTGTGGGTAAGTGGTGGGTACTGTGGGCATGTATTCAGGCCGGGTTCTCAGAGCAATGTAAGAGTTTACCggcccgaattccaggcacgaaTGTTGACGGAGACGGCTTAAAGATTTCCCGCTCTTAACACAGGTGTGCGCAGTCAGGGAAGCTGTCTCCATTGAGAGGGCACAGAACCAACTGACTGAAGCTCAACAGATCTTACTGTAGGCCACAGACAGATCAAGAGGGGATGTGGTGCAACCAAGGAGGGTTCAACTTCCGGGCACCTCTAAGGAACCTGATAACAAATTGTGCCCCACCGATCTGCCTTCTACCAAGCCACGGTAGTTGTACATGGACCTTGGGTGTAGAAGCAGAAAGGTGCCTATCCAGGACTCTTTGGAGGAGGGATAGCACAGATTTGATGCCGCAACTCCATGGGTTGTACCCTTAAGAAGAACATCTGCGCCATTTTCAGGACATGCCACTGTCTAGTGGAGGGGGCTCAGTCCTGCATAAGGTGCTTACCACTGCGGGTGGAAGGTTTCTGGGGACTTCCTGGTCGTGTCCAGGGACCATAGAAGGAAGTTCCAGAGATCTGGGCgcgggtgccagattgtgccccTCCCCTGAGGAAGGAGGTTCTTTCTAAGGGGAATGTGTCAGGAAGGAAATGATGGTAGGAGCACGAGCTCCGACAACCAAGTTCTGTTGGGCCGAACAGGGCTACCAGGAGAATCTGTTCTGAGTCCTTCCCGACATTGCACCGTGTCAGTGCAATAAGTCTCACTGGTGGAAGAGCCACTCAGTCAGCTGAGTGCCAATGGATCTGAACACAGGGGATCCTCGGTCAGGCCGTACCACCACTGACAATGAGTGGATTCTGGTGAGGCAACAGATCTACCTGTGCCTGGCCGAATCAACTCCAAAACAGCCGGACCGTCTGAGGGTGGAGCCTCCACTCACCTCGGAGCGAACCTGTCGCCCAGAATGTGAGTAGCACACAGAAGCTTAAGTCTGGGTTGGCTCCAGAGCAGGAGATGGCAGGTcagttgtgacatgcgaaaggAGCATACACCATCCTGGTGGTCGATGTACGCCACAGTCGCTGTGTTGTCTGTGCAGACCAACACATGCTCACCCTGAACAAAGGCCAAAACCTCTTCAGGGCCCAAAGCATTGTCAACAACTCCAGGCAATTGAATGCCAAAGCAGCTGAGGGCCTAACCGGACCCCGAGGCTGCATGCCCGTTGCATGGAGCCCGACCCACGGCAGAGGCCGGATACATGATGGCCTctgtctgctttttttttttcttttatattacaGTGAAGAACTGGCATACAAATTCTATCAAGGTGGCACGAAAGGATCGACCTGGGAAATGGGGGTTCAAGAAACGGACTTCTAACTTCCCGCATTTCTGACAGGTTAAGCCACAGCTGGCGCTCATGGACCAACAAAGTGGACATTGCCCTTCCCAGAGCCTGCGTCGCAACTTTCATAGCTCAGAGAGCGGAATTGGTTATTATACGCAGTTCCTGTAGCTCTAGGTTATCACCACCCTCGTAGAGATCTCACAACGCTTTGGCCTGAACGCCCACAGGATGGCCATGGTGTGCAGGGCGGACGCAGCTTGTCCAGAAGCCGTGTAAGCCTCTACCCGGAGAGAACTTACATGCCCTGGACAGGAGCCTTGGGAGGAACCCGTCAAGTGGCGCCGTTTTGCGGGGAATGCACCGCAACCGCCTTCTCTGCCTAGGGAACCTCCGAAGCCCCCTTTGCTGGACCCCCATCAAGGGTGGTGACGGAGGAGGAGTTAGTATATCACATTCTGgccgttttttgtttttttttaaacaggcttTCCGCGATTTCATCAACTTCTCGTGCAGTTCCGGGGAACAGGCACTGGAAACGAGCATAAAGGTCGTTACCCAGATGTCTATTAATCAGCCCCTCCTTGGCTGCCAGTTTTAAGCACGGCCGCCATTTTAGCGTCTGCCTCAAACGGAAACTGCCTCAAACGGCTCACACCCTCCTAGCGATGCTGCCACTGACCATTCCGCCTGTTTAGGAGCTCCAAAGGAAAGTCAGCCGTACTGAGATAGACTAACAAACTCATCTGGAAGCTTGCGGGGTTTTCGCCCGGCGGAACCTTCTTTGCTTCCTATTGCTCCCCATCGATGCACATCGCAGTTCAAAACATGAATCAACAACAAGCGCTGCATCAGCGTGAGCATATCTCGACACTGAACACAACGATCGTGTGGATCATTTGGGGAGGTAAGCCGCAACCAGAAGGACACGGAGGGAAGGCATGTTACCAACACACAATCCCAACTGCACCAGCTCTTTAGAGAAATTACTCTTTTAGGAGGAAGACTGCTCTTCAAGATCGCTTTCGAAGCACCCAGGGGAACTCTCACAGCACTTATCTGTGTATGAGAAGGGAGAGACCACTGCTTGTGCCATAGATCCAACGACGAAGAGGTGAATGGTGCAGCTTCTCATGGAGAGACGCTGCATTCGACTCCAAAagaacagaacgagtgagcagaccACGCGCTGCCCTACTTATACCCGGATGTACACccaaaatctgcacacccaatttcactggccttttctcaaaactgtcagaggtgtttgggctcccgaGAGTGACCCCTAGTGTTGTACACTCGACACAAcacggagtgtacgacagatagggaacagttattactattataaatataattgcaatataatataacaaatacaGTTAATAAACATGGTTGCAACAGCATCATATGCATAATAATTTCAGTGTACAATCATCTTACCAACTATAAGTGAGGACTATAGTTACTAAGGATTTAGGACTAAATAGTGCCACTTGATAGAAAATCCAGAGCCGTCAACAGGACAAAAAGGATCTATCCAGAACCCACATTCTAACCGAACCGGTtctattataatgtattatatagtatat encodes:
- the LOC127157341 gene encoding tapasin-like — its product is MAQMFFLRGTRVTIRSQDVFFPEPPSLFICPSPLPLLVPGQVLVVQCEAPGFAPHTLDLSWEFSGADGTSRSLGQGSVTGHRQASDGTFSQSSRLELDRRLGLGRSGDITCIAKHEGGTRRASATLNEIGVSAPSIEDLMEMVAVALVFHGMIKFLSWTFSSSGKSVQSDHYNG